A single region of the Nocardioides aquaticus genome encodes:
- a CDS encoding S8 family serine peptidase: MTTGTAVLALAAGAAGVTAPGASASSAAPSAAPSAAPSAAPAAAGDGLAPVSDYLGRTLGGLTGSTTVLVHGSSLQAARDAIGATGMTPRHAFEAIDVVAAQGTKAQVQAVRAEPGVTYVEGNAPIDLTQETSNQATRGAEAAATLTGADGSALTGEGVSVAVIDSGVDPNHPYFREADGSSAVVASLKTLCDPTETLCEVVETGPLVDTDTLSGGGHGTHVSGIVAGRPTTLSDGGTLQGAAPGANVVSLSTGAVLFIVGADMALEWVLENHAAPCGEGVPASTCPPIKVTNNSYGPTGGGEFDPQSATAKLQRALVDEGVVTVWANGNDGGDGTANLSNPPGQDPTGGILSVASYFDQDTGTRDGVVSDYSSRGLAGDQATYPDVSAPGEAITSSCRPYLPICSTGLDFRNGPGPLDVGTFNTISGTSMAAPHVAGIVAQLFQADPTATPAEVEAALKTSAHQYTDGAAYEPGALGTTSFDKGYGLVDVVAAVEALR; the protein is encoded by the coding sequence ATGACCACCGGGACCGCCGTCCTGGCCCTCGCCGCCGGCGCTGCCGGGGTGACGGCCCCCGGCGCCTCGGCCTCGTCGGCAGCCCCGTCGGCAGCCCCGTCGGCAGCCCCGTCCGCTGCCCCGGCGGCCGCGGGAGACGGCCTCGCGCCGGTCTCCGACTACCTCGGGCGGACCCTCGGCGGCCTGACCGGGTCCACGACCGTGCTGGTCCACGGCTCGTCGCTGCAGGCCGCGCGGGACGCGATCGGCGCGACCGGGATGACCCCACGACACGCCTTCGAGGCGATCGACGTGGTCGCGGCCCAGGGCACGAAGGCGCAGGTCCAGGCCGTGCGTGCCGAGCCCGGCGTGACCTACGTCGAGGGCAACGCACCCATCGACCTCACCCAGGAGACCTCGAACCAGGCCACCCGCGGGGCCGAGGCCGCCGCCACCCTGACCGGCGCCGACGGCTCCGCGCTGACCGGCGAGGGCGTCTCGGTCGCCGTCATCGACTCCGGCGTCGACCCGAACCACCCGTACTTCCGCGAGGCCGACGGCTCCTCGGCCGTGGTGGCCAGCCTGAAGACGCTGTGCGACCCGACCGAGACGCTGTGCGAGGTCGTCGAGACCGGTCCGCTCGTGGACACCGACACGCTCTCCGGCGGCGGGCACGGCACCCACGTCAGCGGCATCGTCGCCGGCCGCCCGACCACGCTCAGCGACGGCGGGACGCTCCAGGGCGCCGCCCCGGGCGCGAACGTGGTGTCGCTGTCGACCGGCGCCGTGCTGTTCATCGTCGGCGCCGACATGGCCCTGGAGTGGGTCCTGGAGAACCACGCCGCGCCGTGCGGCGAGGGCGTGCCGGCGAGCACCTGCCCGCCGATCAAGGTCACCAACAACTCCTACGGGCCCACCGGCGGCGGTGAGTTCGACCCGCAGAGCGCCACGGCCAAGCTGCAGCGCGCGCTGGTCGACGAGGGCGTGGTGACCGTGTGGGCCAACGGCAACGACGGGGGCGACGGCACGGCGAACCTGTCCAACCCGCCCGGCCAGGACCCCACCGGCGGCATCCTGTCGGTGGCCTCCTACTTCGACCAGGACACCGGCACCCGCGACGGGGTCGTCTCCGACTACTCCTCGCGCGGCCTCGCCGGCGACCAGGCGACCTACCCCGACGTGAGCGCCCCGGGGGAGGCCATCACCTCGTCGTGCCGGCCCTACCTGCCGATCTGCTCGACCGGGCTGGACTTCCGCAACGGCCCCGGCCCGCTGGACGTGGGCACCTTCAACACCATCAGCGGCACCTCGATGGCGGCGCCGCACGTCGCCGGCATCGTGGCCCAGCTGTTCCAGGCCGACCCGACCGCGACGCCGGCCGAGGTGGAGGCGGCGCTGAAGACGAGCGCCCACCAGTACACCGACGGCGCCGCCTACGAGCCCGGCGCCCTGGGCACGACCTCGTTCGACAAGGGCTACGGACTCGTCGACGTGGTCGCGGCCGTCGAGGCGCTGCGCTGA
- a CDS encoding mycothiol transferase: MSPAALLVEIFGRVQENALAAVDGLTPEQLAQRPVSARDDANPVGWLVWHLARVQDDHVADVAGHEQVWTADGWARRFDLPLDDADIGYGHTTEEVGLVRADADLLAGYLRAVHARSAAYLSGLAPADLDRVVDERWDPPVTLGVRLVSVGDDGTQHAGQAAYARGLLGL; this comes from the coding sequence ATGAGCCCCGCCGCGCTGCTGGTCGAGATCTTCGGCCGTGTCCAGGAGAACGCCCTCGCCGCCGTCGACGGGCTGACGCCCGAGCAGCTGGCGCAGCGGCCCGTGTCCGCCCGCGACGACGCGAACCCGGTCGGCTGGCTGGTCTGGCACCTCGCCCGGGTGCAGGACGACCACGTCGCCGACGTCGCCGGCCACGAGCAGGTGTGGACCGCCGACGGGTGGGCGCGCCGCTTCGACCTGCCCCTCGACGACGCCGACATCGGCTACGGCCACACCACCGAGGAGGTCGGGCTCGTCCGGGCGGACGCCGACCTGCTGGCCGGCTACCTGCGCGCGGTGCACGCGCGCTCGGCGGCGTACCTCTCCGGCCTCGCGCCCGCCGACCTCGACCGCGTCGTCGACGAGCGCTGGGACCCCCCGGTGACCCTCGGCGTACGCCTGGTCAGCGTGGGCGACGACGGCACGCAGCACGCCGGGCAGGCGGCGTACGCCCGGGGCCTGCTCGGTCTGTAG
- a CDS encoding TerC/Alx family metal homeostasis membrane protein — MDTIGTPTLWTVTLVAVVALLALDFALTRKPHEVSMKEAVGWSAFYVALPLAFGVWVWSVHGGQTGLEYYTGYLVEKSLSVDNLFVFMLLLGAFAVPRALQQRVLLFGIIGALVLRGIFIAVGAAALDAFDWVFLVFGLILLATGVKLLRDAVKGHEQSVDISEMRVVRLLNRFFPVTDDYEGTKFSVVRDGKRFVTPLLVVVVAVFATDVVFAVDSVPAVFGITGDPYLVFATNAFALLGLRALYFVLEGALSKLVHLSYGLAAILLFIGVKLVLHWGHIVNPSVPEIPTLASLGVIVGILVLVTTTSLLADKRKQRALAGRDDDRDQRDQESVGS; from the coding sequence TTGGACACCATCGGCACGCCCACGCTCTGGACGGTGACCCTGGTCGCCGTCGTCGCGCTGCTCGCACTCGACTTCGCCCTCACCCGCAAGCCGCACGAGGTCTCGATGAAGGAGGCCGTCGGCTGGTCGGCGTTCTACGTCGCGCTGCCGCTGGCCTTCGGCGTGTGGGTCTGGTCGGTGCACGGCGGCCAGACCGGGCTGGAGTACTACACCGGCTACCTCGTCGAGAAGTCGCTCAGCGTCGACAACCTCTTCGTCTTCATGCTCCTGCTCGGCGCCTTCGCCGTCCCCCGCGCGCTGCAGCAGCGGGTCCTGCTCTTCGGGATCATCGGGGCGCTGGTGCTGCGCGGCATCTTCATCGCCGTCGGTGCCGCCGCCCTCGACGCGTTCGACTGGGTCTTCCTGGTCTTCGGCCTGATCCTGCTGGCCACCGGCGTCAAGCTGCTCCGCGACGCGGTCAAGGGCCACGAGCAGTCGGTCGACATCTCCGAGATGCGGGTCGTGCGGCTGCTCAACCGCTTCTTCCCCGTCACCGACGACTACGAGGGCACCAAGTTCAGCGTGGTGCGCGACGGCAAGCGGTTCGTCACCCCGCTGCTGGTCGTCGTGGTCGCCGTCTTCGCCACCGACGTCGTCTTCGCGGTCGACTCCGTGCCGGCCGTCTTCGGGATCACCGGAGACCCGTACCTGGTCTTCGCCACGAACGCCTTCGCCCTGCTCGGGCTGCGGGCGCTCTACTTCGTGCTCGAGGGCGCGCTGTCCAAGCTGGTGCACCTGTCCTACGGCCTGGCCGCGATCCTGCTCTTCATCGGCGTCAAGCTGGTCCTGCACTGGGGCCACATCGTGAACCCGAGCGTCCCGGAGATCCCGACCCTGGCCTCGCTGGGCGTGATCGTCGGCATCCTGGTGCTGGTCACCACGACCAGCCTGCTGGCCGACAAGCGCAAGCAGCGCGCGCTCGCCGGTCGCGACGACGACCGCGACCAGCGGGACCAGGAGTCCGTCGGGTCCTGA
- a CDS encoding oxidoreductase, translating into MSDTVDLGPLTVHRVGFGAMQLPGPGVMGPPRDREEALAVLRRAVELGVDHVDTAQFYGPAVANELIREALHPYAEELVLVSKVGATRDEDGGWPPAQRPEQLRAAVEDNLRTLGAERLGAVNLRLPDAAHPLPPDQQVPLAEQLGEMVALREEGKIAGVGISTASLAQVEQAIAEADVVCVQNAYSLLDRSDEDVLELCGRAGVAYVPYFPLGSAFPGLPKVTEDPTVLTVAERLGATPAQVGLAWLLAHADHVALIPGTSRRAHLEQNFAVRDVVLSADDVAELEGATR; encoded by the coding sequence GTGAGCGACACCGTGGACCTCGGACCCCTGACCGTGCACCGCGTCGGCTTCGGCGCCATGCAGCTGCCCGGGCCGGGGGTGATGGGCCCGCCCCGGGACCGGGAGGAGGCGCTGGCCGTCCTGCGCCGCGCGGTCGAGCTGGGGGTCGACCACGTCGACACCGCGCAGTTCTACGGGCCGGCGGTCGCCAACGAGCTGATCCGCGAGGCGCTGCACCCGTACGCCGAGGAGCTCGTCCTGGTCTCCAAGGTCGGGGCGACGCGCGACGAGGACGGCGGCTGGCCGCCCGCCCAGCGGCCCGAGCAGCTGCGCGCCGCGGTCGAGGACAACCTGCGCACGCTCGGCGCGGAGCGGCTCGGGGCGGTCAACCTGCGACTGCCGGACGCGGCCCACCCGCTGCCCCCCGACCAGCAGGTCCCGCTCGCCGAGCAGCTCGGCGAGATGGTGGCGCTGCGCGAGGAGGGCAAGATCGCCGGCGTCGGCATCTCGACCGCCAGCCTGGCCCAGGTCGAGCAGGCGATCGCCGAGGCCGACGTGGTCTGCGTGCAGAACGCCTACAGCCTGCTGGACCGCTCCGACGAGGACGTCCTGGAGCTGTGCGGGCGGGCCGGGGTGGCGTACGTGCCGTACTTCCCGCTCGGCTCGGCCTTCCCGGGGCTGCCGAAGGTGACCGAGGACCCGACCGTGCTGACCGTCGCCGAGCGCCTCGGCGCCACCCCGGCCCAGGTCGGCCTGGCCTGGCTGCTGGCGCACGCCGACCACGTCGCGCTGATCCCCGGCACCTCCCGGCGCGCCCACCTCGAGCAGAACTTCGCCGTCCGCGACGTCGTGCTGTCCGCCGACGACGTGGCCGAGCTCGAGGGGGCGACCCGGTAG
- a CDS encoding inorganic diphosphatase, which produces MSDDTDRTALHQDGFCDVVVEIPRGSRNKYEATDDGVIWFDRRLGGPAGFPGDYGYVIGAEGEDGDALDALVLLEEATFPGVHMRCRVIGAYLLEVGGEAETKLIVVPDKDHHADHLRDLGDLSTAFLDELDAFFAAYRMLESKGVEVRERQGRDAAVAMLTGP; this is translated from the coding sequence ATGAGTGATGACACCGACCGCACGGCCCTGCACCAGGACGGGTTCTGCGACGTCGTCGTGGAGATCCCCCGGGGGAGCCGCAACAAGTACGAGGCCACCGACGACGGCGTGATCTGGTTCGACCGGCGCCTGGGCGGGCCGGCCGGCTTCCCGGGCGACTACGGCTACGTCATCGGCGCGGAGGGCGAGGACGGCGACGCGCTCGACGCGCTGGTGCTGCTCGAGGAGGCGACCTTCCCCGGGGTGCACATGCGCTGCCGGGTGATCGGGGCGTACCTGCTCGAGGTCGGCGGGGAGGCCGAGACCAAGCTGATCGTCGTGCCGGACAAGGACCACCACGCCGACCACCTGCGCGACCTCGGTGACCTGTCGACGGCCTTCCTCGACGAGCTGGACGCGTTCTTCGCCGCCTACCGGATGCTCGAGTCCAAGGGCGTCGAGGTGCGCGAGCGCCAGGGACGCGACGCCGCGGTGGCGATGCTCACCGGTCCGTGA